In Phaeodactylum tricornutum CCAP 1055/1 chromosome 10, whole genome shotgun sequence, a single genomic region encodes these proteins:
- a CDS encoding predicted protein, whose amino-acid sequence LNNWFLIIAGALVFFMQSGFAMLCAGCVRKKNVQNTMLKNLLDACGAALGFYVIGYALAFGGQNERSDVTFVGTTDFFNWNSAVPVNQAFWFFEFAFSATSVTIVAGTLAERCQMVAYLCYSVFLTGFVYPVVAHSIWSNNGFLSAFAAEPFQGIGVLDFAGSGVVHVTGGTTALVATYMLGARKGRFYDARGRELEKPKAFPGHSMALQMMGTMILWFGWYGFNPGSALLLTATSNTGGVAALAAVNTSLSAASGAVSALFTSLYLEERKTGEYSFNITMAMNGALAGLVGITAGCGTVENWAACCTGLVSGWVYIFGSAFLLRIKIDDAVDAIPVHMFCGAWGLIATGLFSSPRHTLEAFGTDAHVGWFYSLGQDSLDAILLMNQLLGLLFILGWSAILMSPFFWWLNYMGWLRADSLEELVGLDQAYHGG is encoded by the exons CTCAATAACTGGTTTCTCATCATCGCTGGGGCACTCGTCTTTTTCA TGCAGTCCGGCTTCGCCATGCTGTGTGCGGGGTGTGTGCGGAAAAAGAACGTCCAAAACACCATGCTCAAGAATCTTCTCGATGCCTGCGGTGCCGCTCTCGGGTTTTACGTAATCGGTTACGCCTTGGCCTTTGGTGGACAAAACGAGCGATCCGATGTTACCTTTGTGGGTACCACGGACTTTTTCAACTGGAACAGCGCCGTCCCGGTAAATCAAGCCTTTTGGTTTTTCGAATTTGCCTTTTCGGCCACGTCCGTGACGATTGTGGCCGGGACGCTGGCGGAACGGTGTCAAATGGTCGCCTACCTGTGCTACTCGGTATTCTTAACAGGCTTTGTGTATCCCGTTGTGGCCCACTCCATCTGGAGCAACAACGGCTTTCTAAGTGCATTTGCAGCCGAGCCCTTCCAGGGCATTGGCGTCCTGGACTTTGCCGGGTCGGGTGTGGTACACGTGACGGGCGGGACCACTGCCTTGGTCGCCACGTATATGCTAGGGGCCCGTAAGGGGCGCTTCTACGACGCACGTGGGagagaattggaaaagcCCAAAGCATTTCCCGGCCATTCCATGGCCTTGCAGATGATGGGCACCATGATTCTGTGGTTCGGAT GGTACGGCTTCAACCCTGGTTCGGCCTTGTTGCTGACGGCGACGTCCAATACAGGTGGCGTAGCGGCTCTCGCGGCCGTGAACACGTCCCTCTCTGCCGCTTCGGGTGCCGTTTCCGCTCTCTTTACCTCTTTGTATCTCGAAGAACGCAAGACTGGAGAATACTCCTTCAACATCACCATGGCTATGAACGGTGCTTTGGCTGGCTTAGTGGGTATTACGGCCGGCTGTGGCACCGTCGAAAATTGGGCCGCTTGTTGCACAGGGCTCGTGTCTGGATGGGTCTATATATTTGGCAGTGCCTTCTTGTTGCGTATAAAGATTGACGATGCAGTCGACGCAATTCCGGTGCATATGTTTTGTGGCGCCTGGGGTCTTATTGCAACCGGCCTATTCAGCTCGCCACGCCATACGTTAGAAGCATTTGGTACGGACGCACACGTAGGTTGGTTCTACAGTCTTGGCCAAGATTCTTTGGACGCTATTCTCTTgatgaaccagcttttggGTCTTTTATTTATTCTCGGGTGGAGCGCCATCTTGATGTCACCATTTTTCTGGTGGCTGAACTACATGGGATGGTTGAGGGCCGACTCCTTGGAGGAGTTGGTAGGTCTGGATCAAGCCTACCACGGTGGA
- a CDS encoding predicted protein yields the protein MSTSPSTDTTAPESPTPTDPAPLTFRTNPRHPHNEPQQYPQQYPLILYGLRHGTSVANEWMTGPNAWGASTFRDDVTLRDAPLSDAGRAQARQLANTLELSNAVPPPTSSLSPSCSRAELENVQLVVVSPLRRCLETYDAVSPRLRRNDGSPGPPVIVQPWAAERVFTVADQGTPGTALRNRYPDWDWSLVTDQPWWYDHHHDNNSNNNNNNHQLDATPYVEWRPSQQGQWYAVPGEPENVFAARMRRLEQWLRARPERHILIVTHWAVLRHWTGQEIDNCGIGKIEWRRDESTDP from the coding sequence ATGTCGACGTCACCATCCACCGATACCACGGCTCCAGAGTCCCCCACTCCCACGGACCCTGCACCACTCACATTCCGTACCAATCCCAGACACCCTCACAACGAACCACAACAGTACCCACAACAGTACCCACTAATTCTTTACGGACTGCGCCACGGCACTTCGGTCGCCAATGAATGGATGACCGGACCCAACGCCTGGGGTGCCTCCACCTTTCGGGACGACGTGACGCTCCGGGACGCGCCTCTCAGTGACGCTGGACGAGCCCAGGCCCGGCAATTGGCCAACACTCTGGAACTATCCAACGCTGTACCACCACCCACGTCATCGTTATCACCGTCGTGTTCTCGTGCGGAACTCGAAAACGTGCaactcgtcgtcgtgtcGCCTTTGCGGCGTTGTTTGGAAACCTACGACGCCGTGAGCCCACGGTTGCGGCGGAACGACGGAAGTCCCGGACCACCCGTTATCGTCCAACCCTGGGCGGCCGAACGCGTCTTTACCGTGGCGGATCAAGGGACGCCAGGCACCGCTCTGCGCAATCGCTATCCCGACTGGGATTGGAGTCTCGTGACGGACCAGCCTTGGTGGTACGATCATCACCACGATAACAAcagcaataacaacaacaacaaccaccaaCTCGACGCCACCCCCTACGTCGAATGGCGTCCCTCCCAACAAGGACAGTGGTACGCGGTTCCGGGTGAACCCGAAAACGTCTTTGCCGCACGCATGCGACGGTTGGAACAGTGGTTGCGGGCGCGGCCGGAACGACACATTCTAATCGTCACGCACTGGGCCGTGCTGCGTCACTGGACGGGACAAGAAATCGACAATTGCGGCATTGGCAAAATCGAATGGCGTCGCGACGAGTCTACCGACCCGTAA
- a CDS encoding predicted protein translates to LAFCDDILVHVSRSFAAVIRQLPDRLLVDILVFYLVLRALDTIEDDTTAFASPEEKIDYLLNFHRTALADPDWNLQHVGQGDERRLLQQFPQCHRVYAKLAAPSRRVVADVTARMATGMAEFVRKDLGQGTTNTEQYNRYCHFVAGLVGEGLSRLFAASGLEAGSFAGELHLSDQMGLFLQKTNIIRDYLEDYVDQRAFWPQSVWKKYAATDDLGYFAQSIGTDDGRDRALGCLNELVTDALELVPDCLTYLARLQCQEIFRFCAIPQVMAIATLDKCYHNVNVFTGVVKIRKGLSCKLLLRTNTLSQVHETFY, encoded by the coding sequence ttggccttttgcGACGACATTCTCGTACACGTGTCCCGCTCCTTCGCTGCCGTCATTCGGCAATTGCCCGACCGACTCCTCGTCGATATTCTCGTCTTTTACCTCGTCCTGCGCGCGCTCGACACGATCGAAGACGACACGACGGCATTCGCCTCGCCCGAAGAAAAAATCGACTATCTCCTGAACTTTCACCGGACGGCCTTGGCCGATCCGGACTGGAATTTGCAACACGTGGGGCAGGGCGACGAACGCCGCTTGTTGCAGCAGTTCCCCCAGTGCCACCGTGTCTACGCCAAGCTCGCCGCACCCTCGCGACGCGTCGTCGCCGACGTGACGGCCCGCATGGCCACCGGGATGGCCGAATTCGTCCGCAAGGATCTCGGACAGGGCACCACCAACACCGAACAGTACAATCGCTACTGCCACTTTGTCGCCGGACTCGTCGGGGAAGGACTCTCCCGACTCTTCGCCGCGTCCGGACTCGAAGCCGGATCCTTCGCCGGCGAATTGCACCTTTCCGATCAAATGGGActctttttgcaaaagaccAACATTATTCGGGATTATTTGGAAGATTACGTCGATCAACGCGCCTTTTGGCCGCAGTCGGTGTGGAAAAAATACGCCGCTACGGACGATTTGGGGTACTTTGCGCAATCGATTGGCACGGACGACGGTCGCGACCGGGCCTTGGGATGTCTGAACGAACTGGTGACGGACGCCTTGGAACTCGTACCCGACTGTCTGACCTACCTCGCGCGCTTGCAGTGCCAGGAAATTTTTCGTTTCTGCGCCATTCCACAAGTCATGGCCATTGCTACTCTGGACAAGTGCTACCACAACGTTAACGTCTTTACCGGAGTCGTCAAAATTCGCAAGGGACTGTCCTGCAAATTGCTACTCCGGACCAACACTCTGTCCCAAGTCCACGAAACCTTTTAC
- a CDS encoding predicted protein: MTTTTTLPETPSWGVGWTQNDMMEKDTVLVLDERDNVIGSASKKTSHVFNAQQPHGILHRAFSVFVFERQSSRMLLQQRAHSKITFPNVWTNTCCSHPLHGMDPNEVDTPADVADGSVRGVKHAAMRKLQHELGIDPALLDLHGFRFLTRLHYWAADTVTHGPDAPWGEHEIDYVLFYVVDKIEALPLLPHPEEVDDTRWVTLQELQTMMRDDNLLFSPWFRLIVEKWLETWWQNLDVCMRPDPQQN, from the exons atgacgacgacgacgacgttaCCCGAGACGCCATCGTGGGGAGTGGGTTGGACCCAGAACGACATGATGGAGAAAGATACCGTCTTGGTCTTGGACGAACGAGACAACGTCATTGGATCGGCATCCAAAAAGACGTCGCACGTCTTCAACGCACAACAACCCCACGGTATTCTCCACCGAGCcttttccgtctttgtctTTGAACGACAATCCTCACGGATGCTGCTCCAACAACGAGCCCATTCCAAAATTACCTTTCCCAAC GTGTGGACGAATACGTGTTGTTCGCATCCGTTGCACGGCATGGATCCCAACGAGGTCGACACGCCGGCGGACGTGGCCGACGGATCCGTGCGGGGCGTCAAGCACGCCGCGATGCGCAAACTGCAACACGAGCTCGGGATCGACCCCGCCCTCCTCGACCTCCACGGCTTTCGTTTCCTCACGCGACTGCATTACTGGGCCGCCGACACCGTCACGCACGGACCCGACGCGCCCTGGGGAGAACACGAAATCGATTACGTTCTCTTTTACGTCGTCGACAAGATCGAGGCCTTGCCGCTACTACCGCATCCCGAGGAAGTCGACGATACCCGATGGGTCACGCTCCAAGAACTACAAACCATGATGCGGGACGATAACCTCCTCTTTTCTCCCTGGTTCCGTCTCATTGTCGAAAAATGGCTCGAAACCTGGTGGCAGAATCTTGACGTTTGCATGCGGCCCGATCCCCAACAGAAC
- a CDS encoding predicted protein, which yields MGPRKLTVCRLRNIKRALFWAMVGALFPMWYLVRSGVDLRPEYPSRSHFQCQGDSRDTRRCVFHNVVVQDGVFWLEAPDPRDPSAAPPSLLCSTTNGPEKHTKPCDVRFAADAFAWRTLLDATTESRRFATGVALYRLNPGNAYHVLFEDMIPIVANLLDRTGGTAVSYSPGHADVKQHQPRAPWGLFVTDRKITAKAMEDKFWNELLPEVTVVHPTTEVYHVDTLLAGSGVPCSHWGLCRPTNRPVGLFDPPDAAITFRHLVFHRYGIQEEAPNAMSLPRQNPPRITLVQRTTTRRIRNLQEVQDAVKAGTGTVARLVDMAELSLREQISLSHDTDIYVLVHGGALANTLWLPPRALIIDIYPHGFMISGRSALLHSIRKALEPAFAVGHLPFQVENTPGQEILEGPLAPGCVCSAFECQSHVFHTSAWIHIDPDRFQTHMQEALHIWREANYTRPISPEEFRLQNNAEQARRDAAAAAIGAPVCWKKEETEGDNVTSDHGSPPTLKANVTRK from the coding sequence ATGGGGCCCCGAAAGCTGACGGTCTGCCGTCTCCGAAACATCAAACGAGCGCTCTTTTGGGCAATGGTAGGAGCCCTGTTTCCCATGTGGTATCTCGTACGATCGGGAGTCGACCTCCGACCGGAATACCCGAGTCGTTCCCATTTTCAGTGCCAGGGAGATTCGAGGGATACCCGCCGTTGCGTCTTCCACAACGTCGTGGTCCAGGACGGAGTCTTCTGGCTCGAAGCGCCCGATCCGCGTGACCCTTCTGCCGCCCCACCCTCCCTTTTGTGCTCGACGACCAATGGTCCGGAAAAACACACGAAGCCGTGCGACGTGCGTTTCGCCGCCGACGCGTTCGCCTGGCGCACGCTCCTGGACGCGACAACGGAAAGTCGGCGCTTCGCTACGGGAGTGGCTCTCTACCGGCTCAATCCCGGCAACGCCTACCACGTTTTGTTCGAAGACATGATACCAATTGTAGCCAACCTGTTGGACCGGACCGGTGGAACTGCGGTCTCGTATAGTCCGGGACATGCGGACGTAAAGCAACACCAACCGCGAGCGCCGTGGGGGCTTTTTGTGACGGACCGGAAAATCACTGCCAAAGCAATGGAGGATAAGTTTTGGAACGAGCTTCTTCCCGAAGTCACCGTGGTCCATCCCACCACGGAAGTATACCACGTGGACACTTTACTGGCGGGGTCCGGAGTTCCCTGTAGTCACTGGGGACTTTGTCGACCCACAAACCGTCCCGTCGGTCTGTTCGACCCTCCCGACGCGGCCATTACCTTCCGTCACCTGGTCTTTCATCGATACGGGATCCAAGAAGAAGCGCCCAACGCCATGTCGTTGCCTCGGCAGAACCCTCCTCGGATAACTCTCGTGCAACGTACCACCACGCGGCGTATACGGAATTTGCAAGAGGTCCAAGACGCGGTCAAGGCTGGCACGGGTACAGTTGCACGATTGGTGGACATGGCCGAACTGTCCCTCCGTGAGCAAATCTCGCTGTCACACGACACGGACATTTACGTACTCGTCCACGGAGGAGCCTTGGCAAACACTCTTTGGCTCCCTCCCCGGGCGCTCATAATCGATATTTATCCTCACGGCTTTATGATTTCCGGCCGAAGCGCCCTCCTACACTCTATCCGCAAGGCACTGGAGCCGGCCTTTGCTGTTGGTCACCTACCCTTTCAAGTAGAGAACACACCGGGACAAGAAATACTGGAGGGCCCGTTGGCACCCGGCTGCGTTTGTTCCGCCTTTGAGTGTCAGTCTCACGTTTTTCATACCTCGGCTTGGATTCATATCGATCCCGATCGATTCCAGACTCACATGCAGGAAGCCTTGCACATCTGGCGGGAGGCCAATTACACACGGCCAATCTCACCGGAAGAGTTTCGTCTCCAAAACAACGCCGAACAAGCTCGGCGAGACGCAGCGGCGGCAGCCATAGGTGCTCCTGTGTGCtggaaaaaagaagagacGGAAGGAGACAATGTCACGTCCGACCATGGTTCCCCGCCAACTCTCAAGGCGAACGTTACGCGAAAGTAA
- a CDS encoding predicted protein, with protein sequence MRTKSKRSRSLGTLVGIVLLVGTHLLMGIAWNNTAGTTHPIASPVRPDHWIPSFSDAGPSPVAVRPARTTPERPSWRQRGLWDVDVTPGGRTQRFPSVAERVVAYLSSWYDPPSCPDDYARIQHTGNGTWTVHPPVTFTSTPQESLAADVFLQSHVVRTHPVDHVLFALATQPLQICINHSTIVSMRDNYCPELVQEILPQYEAFQRNTSVSSSTHRPETDLTIPLLVVMGDTAGRQKISTSNNTLVAAYATIPYLRRVRPVWNAASVGGETSSRTTPQGNRPRPIIPNTSCASLASRPLVDGHLQPILWKFGSRRHYNHIERKVEAHDIPWAQKLDRAVFRGSLTGRMPMDRPERERCRSMPRCNLVWQHANSTLVDAKLSKLDGRPLPNMLDGVLLTGAALSQQELLQFKALIMLEGNDVSTGLKWALLSNSLVLMPPPTVTSWAMEEWLQPYVHYVPLLPDLSNAEAQMRWILAHDRDAQQIALRGKLWMQDLLFHPQATEDNAAINQEIMRRYRGLFQVVPSEG encoded by the coding sequence ATGCgcaccaaaagcaaaagaagtCGGTCCCTCGGAACGCTGGTGGGGATTGTTCTGCTCGTGGGTACGCATTTGCTGATGGGGATTGCGTGGAACAACACCGCCGGGACGACGCATCCAATCGCATCTCCGGTCCGCCCGGACCACTGGATTCCATCCTTTTCGGACGCGGGTCCGAGTCCAGTCGCCGTGAGGCCTGCTCGGACGACTCCGGAACGTCCTTCGTGGCGGCAACGGGGTTTGTGGGATGTGGACGTGACGCCGGGGGGACGGACGCAGCGCTTCCCATCCGTTGCCGAACGCGTCGTCGCGTATCTTTCCAGTTGGTACGATCCACCCAGCTGCCCCGACGATTACGCACGCATTCAGCACACCGGGAACGGTACTTGGACTGTTCATCCACCCGTGACTTTCACATCCACGCCACAAGAATCCTTGGCTGCCGATGTCTTTTTACAATCCCACGTGGTCCGGACCCACCCGGTAGATCACGTGCTCTTTGCTTTGGCAACTCAACCGCTCCAAATTTGTATTAACCACTCGACGATTGTCAGTATGCGTGACAATTACTGTCCCGAACTTGTGCAAGAAATTCTACCTCAGTACGAAGCGTTCCAACGCAACACCTCCGTATCATCGTCGACGCATCGGCCGGAAACGGACCTGACGATACCCTTACTGGTGGTAATGGGTGACACCGCCGGACGACAGAAAATTTCCACTTCAAACAATACCTTGGTCGCTGCGTACGCCACGATACCTTACCTGCGCCGAGTACGGCCAGTGTGGAATGCAGCCAGTGTCGGTGGGGAAACATCGTCCCGTACAACTCCCCAAGGCAATCGGCCACGGCCAATCATCCCCAACACATCCTGTGCCTCTCTAGCGTCTCGGCCGCTCGTAGACGGTCATTTGCAACCCATTCTGTGGAAGTTTGGATCCCGACGTCACTACAACCACATTGAACGAAAGGTGGAGGCCCACGATATCCCGTGGGCGCAGAAACTTGACCGCGCTGTGTTTCGCGGATCGCTGACGGGTCGGATGCCGATGGACCGTCCGGAACGCGAGCGCTGTAGGAGTATGCCGCGTTGCAATCTCGTCTGGCAACACGCCAATTCCACCCTGGTGGACGCCAAACTATCGAAACTGGACGGTCGACCCCTTCCAAATATGTTGGATGGTGTACTCTTGACCGGTGCCGCCTTGTCCCAACAGGAGCTGTTACAATTCAAGGCCCTCATAATGCTTGAAGGTAATGACGTCTCGACCGGTCTCAAATGGGCACTCTTGTCCAACTCTTTGGTGCTGATGCCGCCCCCGACTGTCACCTCCTGGGCCATGGAAGAGTGGTTGCAACCCTATGTGCACTACGTTCCTTTGCTCCCGGACCTGTCAAACGCGGAAGCCCAAATGCGGTGGATTCTCGCACACGACCGGGACGCACAGCAAATCGCCCTGCGCGGCAAACTGTGGATGCAAGATTTGTTGTTCCACCCCCAGGCTACTGAAGATAATGCGGCCATCAACCAGGAAATCATGCGACGCTACCGGGGATTGTTTCAAGTCGTGCCGTCCGAAGGCTAA
- a CDS encoding predicted protein, with protein sequence MAISPSRRRSASPSAPQSSAPQSSHKRRHDTVALSETAPHKRPGVFGGSGLTDVQRRELRGAQRHLHEQLAQGDAVSDDSWRRLHQARHDNNVLFDRVRFTREAVLDADNVNLIANQYVLEVDRMVQVPRYDPFRLVHKLTQKCTASPQKPGTPYFDWGVLGVESGLCFNALPSRVHFAAGALDGTVVAPTRAVAQRHRAVAEAAVEVRPEHGTAIADANALAANDQTLQVVKKKLKERCKAAYAEAIGLQRAVTPQDQQRAKQAIQIDAIPFLINPKSFTQSVENIFHLSFLVKKGEAEIGTRPPLGDAQPHPNQQQQQQQQFPKAGLFVQARSKTEAVDQGTQAVLPFTMRDWRRLVAAHRIVQGDIPHRTGSLTTRRTHTNA encoded by the exons ATGGCAATCAGTCCGTCGAGACGGCGTTCGGCGAGTCCATCGGCACCACAGTCGTCGGCACCGCAGTCGTCGCACAAACGCCGTCACGACACCGTCGCGTTGTCGGAGACGGCACCGCACAAACGCCCCGGCGTCTTTGGCGGTTCCGGTCTCACGGACGTCCAACGTCGCGAGTTGCGCGGTGCCCAGCGTCACTTGCACGAACAACTCGCGCAAGGCGACGCCGTGTCCGACGATTCCTGGCGTCGACTCCACCAAGCCCGACACGACAACAACGTACTCTTCGATCGCGTGCGATTTACACGAGAAGCCGTCCTCGACGCCGATAACGTCAACCTTATTGCCAATCAGTACGTACTCGAGGTCGATCGCATGGTACAG GTACCTCGCTACGACCCTTTCCGTCTCGTACACAAACTCACGCAAAAGTGTACGGCATCCCCCCAGAAACCGGGCACGCCCTACTTTGACTGGGGCGTCCTGGGGGTTGAGTCCGGTCTCTGTTTCAACGCCTTGCCCTCGCGGGTACACTTTGCGGCCGGTGCCTTGGACGGCACCGTCGTTGCCCCCACCCGCGCCGTCGCGCAGCGCCACCGGGCGGTCGCCGAAGCCGCCGTCGAAGTACGACCGGAACACGGAACGGCAATCGCCGACGCCAATGCCTTGGCCGCGAACGATCAAACACTGCAAGTCGTCAAGAAGAAACTCAAGGAACGCTGCAAGGCCGCCTACGCCGAGGCCATTGGACTCCAACGAGCCGTCACTCCGCAAGATCAACAACGCGCCAAACAAGCGATCCAAATTGACGCCATTCCATTTCTCATCAATCCCAAGTCCTTTACACAGTCCGTCGAAAATATCTTTCACTTGTCCTTTTTGGTCAAGAAAGGCGAAGCCGAAATCGGCACCCGCCCGCCCCTCGGTGACGCCCAGCCACACCcgaatcagcaacaacaacaacaacaacagttcCCCAAGGCCGGATTGTTCGTTCAGGCCCGCAGCAAAACCGAAGCCGTCGATCAAGGCACCCAAGCCGTCCTGCCCTTTACCATGCGCGACTGGCGGCGTCTCGTGGCCGCCCACCGTATCGTTCAAGGCGATATTCCGCACCGGACCGGCAGTCTCACGACTCGTCGGACCCACACCAATGCCTAG